The sequence below is a genomic window from Salvelinus namaycush isolate Seneca chromosome 2, SaNama_1.0, whole genome shotgun sequence.
gttgTCTCAGCTGTCCAGAGGTTCCCCTGGTGGCTTCCCTTGCTTACagccaaagccccccccccccccttaccccCTGCCCTGTCACGAAGAGCTCCCCCCCAccttccctcttccctcctcgTCCTTCTCTGCAGTAAGTGGCCCGTCCCCCTCCTCTGCCAAGCTGTTGGACATGCCAGGACCCGTGCAGAGTCGGGCCCGTGTGTACACAGATGTCAACACACACCGGCCCAGGGAGTACTGGGACTACGATTCCCATGTGGTGGAATGGGGGTACATACCAGTCTCAAGTCACAGTGACATTTGTGCTTGCTAAACTATTATGAGGCTGAAATGACTATTTCTCTTCATTCCATGTTAAATCTCAAGGCTAGATCAAGGTCTGCTCCCTTTGTGTCATTTGCAGTTTAATTTTAATTGCCTTGAATGGTgtaattgacaaaaaaaaaatctgcccgCAGAAATCAAGATGACTTCCAGTTGGTGCGGAAGCTTGGACGCGGGAAGTACAGTGAAGTGTTTGAAGCAATCAACATCACCAACAACGAGAAGGTTGTGGTGAAAATACTCAAGGTAAGGCCACGATGAGAAATCAATATCATTCAGATCATAGAATCATAGATTGCCATTCGATACAGACTTGCATTGGATTCATATTGAATTAAAATCGCCCAGACAATCAATACAATTGGTCTTTATTTGTGTTCATAGCCcgtcaagaagaagaaaatcaaGCGTGAAATTAAGATCCTGGAGAACCTCCGCGGAGGCCCTAACATCATCGCCCTCAAAGACATCGTCAAAGACCCAGTGGTGAGTAGGAATGGCGGGAAAGATGTGAAAACACTATTGTTCTTTTAGAGCATGCCATGACTTTGGTGCAACAACCCTTTCTCTTCTTTCAGTCTCGGACACCCGCCTTGGTCTTTGAACATGTCAACAACACTGACTTCAAGGTAAGCCAGAGCATCTGTTTTTTTACACCTGAGTCTTATGCACATCgcagcaaaatgttttgcaacggaaaatttAAACGTTTCTGATTGGACAAGttctggggtgtattcactaggatcCAAATGGAAGCAAACTAAACGGGGAGGAACCTACCTGAATTTATCCAGTAGACTCTAATTttcaactgtttggactaatgattacaccccaggtAGTCCCTCTCCGTTTtagtctgttttcttccatttggtgcctaatgaatacgaccctgatTCTTGACCGTGTACAACATCTCTATTCTGAAACAAAGCCATGTGAAACCTTCGTTCTTGGCATGCATGCTGTTTCCCCAgtctcgtgtgtgtgtggagggacaAAAAGGTGCAGTGCTATGTCTTCCGTGCCAGGATGTTTGTTGTCCTCTGGTTCTATCCTCAATCGCTGGTACACTATGATCAAGTTTGGTGTGGAATTACTTAATAATAGACCTAAATGTTACCATTCAGATGCCCAAGTTGATAGCTTGTGATTTGAATATGGGAATTCTTTGTATTGGATAATGTGTTCAGGTTGCAAAGACCTATACGCGTGTTATTTTCATTtcactaggcaagccagttaagaacaaattcttatttacaatgacggcctaggaacggtgggttaactgccttgttcaggggcagaacgacacatttttaccctgtcagctcggggagtcgatctagcaacctttcggtattggcccaacggtctaaccactaggTCCATTATCTACCTGCATGTACTGTTCAGGGTGTAGTTAAATCACTGTATTGATTCACTGCATCTGTTCTTACTTGCAGCAATTGTACCAGACCCTAACAGACTATGACATCCGGTTCTACATGTTCGAGATCCTCAAGGTTAGTCTCGTAATGTTGTAATTTGTGTGAACTATCCCATTAATTTGTGTTAGAAGCCCAGAGACTTTGCCAGACATGAGTCAGCATTTCCCCCTCTCAAAACAAGAACATTCAGGTGCTTAGAGTATAGGGCCCTTGTTTGTCTTTGTCCAATGGTTACATACCAGCTCTCTATTTTGCCATCAACATGTTTGTGCACCGAGACTGGTAGACAACATCTGTTTTGTAATTGCTGCCTTTTATTGCATTACTGTGTTGAGTAAATCCCCAGCCTCATCGTTGCTAACCAGAGGCCATTTTGGCTCTTGGCTCTGTGCACAGGCCCTGGACTACTGCCACAGCATGGGAATCATGCACAGGGATGTGAAACCCCACAACGTGATGATTGATCACGAACACCGAAAGGTGAGTGTTTACGACCAATGCGGCAGAGACACAATAATTATCTGATTCTCCCTAGTCAAGACCTTTGTCATCCATTGAATGTGACTACAATATGTAGGTTAGTTTAAATAGAAATTGGATATTGTTCCACAACAATCCTCAATACAATACCCCAAAGTCCAAGTAGTCTCTCCCAGTTTCACTCTGTTTGGTGCCCTAATGAGCACAACCCTGTTGTATTTCTCTCAGTATTGACTTGCCTCTGTTTTGTGTATTCTTCCAGCTGCGCCTTATTGACTGGGGTCTGGCTGAGTTCTACCACCCGGGACAGGAGTACAACGTCCGAGTGGCTTCTCGCTACTTCAAAGGACCCGAGCTTCTGGTCGACTATCAGGTATGTTGTCCTGCTACTGTTATGAATTGTGTGACCAGCTCAGTCTATATTATTTGCTGTTGTGTACATCCCATGTATATGCATACAGATACCCTTTTCACAATACTGAGCTGTGCTGGTTACGCATCCACCATAGCTACTGGAACCGTGCTGGACAGGGCAATGTGAAAACAAAATATCTATAAAAAAAAATTCTCTCACCGTCTTTGTGCAGTTGTATGACTACAGTCTGGACATGTGGAGCTTGGGCTGCATGTTGGCCAGCATGATCTTCAGGAAGGAGCCTTTCTTCCACGGCCACGACAACTACGACCAGGTAAACACACACTCTCCAATACTTTGTCCACCATGTCTCAAAGGTCACACTCATTACCAGTGAAGAAAATAACCTTGGGCCTGTTCAGGAGGGTGTAAGGTTACAGAACAAACAGATAGAAATAGACTGTGTAGAACAGATATGATTCTGTTGGGGACAAAAGGGAATCCTGTCAGCTCTATTCATTCCATTTCTATCTGCAGCGTTCAGAGCGTTTCACGTCACTGAATACGCCCCAGGTGAGATGAATCACCTGATGTTGTTTCTGACTTTGTAGTTGGTAAGAATAGCCAAGGTGTTGGGAACGGAAGACCTGTATGACTACATCGACAAGTACAACATTGAGCTGGAGCCTCGGTTCAATGACATTCTGGGAAGGTACGTTGTCTGTCTTCACTAGTCTGCGTTTTTTACACTGGGTTTGTAAACTCCTTTCTCATAGGGTTTACGGTATGTTGCATGTATAAAATAAATGCAAGCAggcccatccccccccccccatattctCACCTGAATACACCTTTAATACCTGTTGTGCGCATGCCTGTGAAGAGTGTGTAGATGTGGGTGGGTGTCTATTTTAATAAATCCAATGAATATATATACCATCACAAAGAAATTCATTAGTTTAGGCAGGTCATTATTCATTAGTTAAGatgaaaaaaatgtgtttttaaaaGAATAGAATGGAGTTAATTGTTACTGGTCTGTGCAGCCTGTAGGCTACATGGCAGCACCATGCAAATTAAGTCACTAGTTTATTTTGTTGATTAAAGCAGACAATACACACTCACATTCCCTTGCCCTGATCAGTCAACACACGTATATTTTATAGTAAAAATAGAATGGAATATAACAATAAAATAGAAAAATATGGGATTGTGTTGAACCGCGGTCATATAACAAAAGAGTGATATTTTTAAACAGATCCCAAGCCAACACCTTTTTGAGAATTTGTATGTGCTTGAGAAACCTTAATCTGCTCTTTCCGATCATGTTACTAAAATCAAAATCGGACCTGAATGAACCTCTGTGTAATTTGAAATAGTCACTTTTGATCCAGGTTTCATTTTTTTCCTATCCTCACTCCGCGTGTTAGGGagtgataaaaaataaatagcaatCTATATTTTGAAAAGCATGCGTGTCTCGTGTTCATATTTCACAACATCTGCATGCTTTTGGAGTTGCTTGTACCCGATCGAGCGAAACAATAGGCCTACACTTGATTTCAGGCTTAATTGTTGcgtgctaaatgtttctgatcagtgatggATGACTAGATGAGCTACCACCTCCACGTATTTATTTGCCCAGCCAGGGACCAATTGACCAAATTTACAAAAAGATTATGTGAAGCAAAATCACATTGCTTGATTATCAGGCAAGTCACAAGCTTTTGGTTGGGAGTAGGCTACTATGtgagtgaagagcaaaataataaACGTGTTAAGCTACATAACTTGCTAGCAACATGTTCTGATTAGTGCTAATACAGCCAACTAGACTATAAGGTGATCATGAGCAGCACTCACCTCAAACTAGCTAACATTTCCCCAGCCTAATTGTAACCAAATATCCAAACAGATTCAGTGAAAACAAA
It includes:
- the LOC120026463 gene encoding casein kinase II subunit alpha-like, which encodes MPGPVQSRARVYTDVNTHRPREYWDYDSHVVEWGNQDDFQLVRKLGRGKYSEVFEAINITNNEKVVVKILKPVKKKKIKREIKILENLRGGPNIIALKDIVKDPVSRTPALVFEHVNNTDFKQLYQTLTDYDIRFYMFEILKALDYCHSMGIMHRDVKPHNVMIDHEHRKLRLIDWGLAEFYHPGQEYNVRVASRYFKGPELLVDYQLYDYSLDMWSLGCMLASMIFRKEPFFHGHDNYDQLVRIAKVLGTEDLYDYIDKYNIELEPRFNDILGRHSRKRWERFVHSENQHLVSPEALDFLDKLLRYDHQARLTAHEAMDHPYYTVVKDQGRMPGSANPSGGNTAVSTANMVPGISALPAATALGTLTGSPVLSAATNALSTPVPAAVSAPQ